One segment of Capnocytophaga sp. oral taxon 878 DNA contains the following:
- a CDS encoding threonine/serine exporter ThrE family protein: MKPIERAARLFADINELLISSGANTRRVERNVERISNALNYHCETFYSHAAIVITVHDMKTGEKENITRTIPHHGVNFNAISDISILSWEAVQEKLTIEEVEEQVAAIKSRPHYNMYVMWFFVAVAGGSLAYVFGGKHASYAEFGMSFLATLIGLAGRRVLQLRKFNVYMCWGWAAFVSVSVMSIFRLLGVQDYHNALAACVLWLVPGVPLINGFIDMLSGCVVAGVAKLTHSAILVFMISLGFYLALLLFGYELL; this comes from the coding sequence CAAGGCTTTTTGCCGACATTAACGAACTGCTGATTTCAAGCGGTGCCAACACCCGCAGGGTAGAACGCAATGTGGAGCGCATCTCAAACGCACTGAACTACCATTGCGAAACCTTTTACTCACACGCTGCCATAGTAATTACGGTGCACGATATGAAGACGGGTGAGAAAGAAAACATTACCCGTACCATTCCGCATCACGGGGTTAATTTTAATGCCATTTCGGATATTAGTATTCTGTCGTGGGAGGCAGTACAAGAGAAGCTAACGATAGAAGAGGTTGAAGAGCAAGTAGCTGCCATCAAGTCTCGCCCACATTACAATATGTATGTTATGTGGTTTTTTGTAGCCGTAGCGGGAGGTTCATTGGCGTATGTGTTTGGTGGGAAGCACGCCAGTTATGCCGAGTTTGGTATGTCGTTCTTGGCGACCTTGATAGGCTTGGCAGGTAGGCGCGTGTTGCAGTTGCGCAAGTTCAACGTATATATGTGCTGGGGCTGGGCAGCTTTTGTATCGGTATCGGTAATGAGTATTTTCCGCTTGCTTGGGGTACAGGATTACCATAATGCCCTTGCGGCTTGTGTACTGTGGTTGGTGCCAGGGGTGCCGCTTATCAATGGGTTTATTGATATGCTTTCGGGCTGTGTAGTAGCAGGAGTGGCTAAGCTTACGCACTCGGCTATATTAGTGTTTATGATTTCATTAGGTTTTTATTTAGCGTTACTATTATTTGGTTATGAACTTCTTTGA
- a CDS encoding threonine/serine exporter family protein produces the protein MNFFDAFLELGVRIFWSMWISIGFALLFNTPRRALWITGLLGGIGWGIKFMLLETIMPGQIVITSFFGACAVGLLAVYFAHRVHTPPIVFTIPAVINMIPGKLGYEFMMNIIKIVTIETPQEETLSLLFKTVKLGLQTGFITMCLAFGVIAPMLLFNTYSVKGKDLNDLIKRRLLRKKDDSGKIEENEPI, from the coding sequence ATGAACTTCTTTGATGCATTTTTAGAGTTAGGAGTACGCATCTTCTGGTCGATGTGGATATCCATAGGTTTTGCCTTATTGTTTAATACACCACGCCGCGCCTTGTGGATTACAGGGCTACTCGGCGGTATAGGCTGGGGCATTAAGTTTATGCTTTTGGAAACTATTATGCCTGGCCAGATAGTGATTACCTCTTTCTTCGGGGCTTGTGCCGTAGGATTATTAGCCGTTTACTTCGCACACCGCGTGCATACCCCGCCAATAGTATTTACCATTCCGGCGGTTATTAATATGATTCCTGGTAAGCTCGGGTATGAGTTTATGATGAATATCATCAAGATAGTAACTATCGAAACACCACAGGAAGAGACCCTATCCTTATTGTTTAAAACCGTAAAATTAGGACTACAAACTGGCTTCATTACAATGTGTTTGGCCTTTGGGGTCATTGCTCCTATGTTACTCTTTAATACCTACTCGGTAAAAGGAAAAGACCTGAATGATCTTATCAAACGCCGACTCCTGCGCAAAAAGGATGATAGTGGAAAAATTGAAGAAAATGAGCCTATTTAG
- a CDS encoding glycoside hydrolase family 2 TIM barrel-domain containing protein, whose translation MKNYLKIGGTLAALAMSPLLMAQHKPLGGFAYGDKAAPSGKEWESVEELSLNKEYPRAYFFSFNGEKEATQVLPEKSPYWQSLDGQWRFHWCKTPEERPVNFYKTNYDASGWDMIPVPSSWNVQGIQKDGTLKYGLPIYVNQPVIFYHERKVDDWRKGVMRTPPENWTTYKYRNEVGSYIRYFEVPASWKGREVFIDFNGVDSFFYLWINGQYVGFSKNSRNAASFNITKYLKKGQNKIAVEVYRNSDGSFLESQDMFRLPGIFRTVALRSTPKLQILNLNVLTESQDFKNWELNIAAEVRNLNKKEAKDYKLAYSVYENLLYSDEVRREPLLRGEAAVNAVGPNAIEKIKTQLSVKSPELWSAEIPNRYVLVAQLQDKKGKAVETVSTYFGFRKVEIKDTKAEDDVFGKAGRYFYVNGKTIKFKGVNRHETHPAQGHVLTHQQMEDEVMLMKRGNINHVRNSHYPPDPYFFYLCDKYGIYLENEANIESHQYYYGKESLSHPKEWEKAHTARVVEMVEATYNSPAIVIWSLGNEAGPGQNFVTAYNHLKTLDTSRPVQYERNNDIVDMGSNQYPSVAWVQGAATGKYKIKYPFHISEYAHSMGNAVGNLADYWKAIESSNFICGGAIWDWVDQAIYNYTPDGKRYEAYGGDFGDFPNDGQFVMNGIIFADRTPKPQYYEVQKVYQNIGVKMLSYDTFEIKNKAYFETLEGYEGVWKLFRNGQLVEERSFDLSPLKPQLKGTVTIKPKRLDSNAEYYVEMEFRQAADRPWCPKGFVQAREQFRIQEANNIPVLSEVAKGEALQLSPDKKMVTGKDFSVMFDFEKGTIGRLQYGNNTIIDDSNLSLNAFRAFTNNDNWVFEQWFRNGLHNLQHKALAHNVKANGNGSYSYYFTVESQAPNAAKIHGSASSGRNTIEELTDKKFGENDFKFTTNQIFTVYPDGSVELQASVVSNDPNVVLPQLGYLVKLPKQYNNFTYYGRGKHDNYSDRYTGAFVGLYNNSVQAEVAPFPKPQDMGQHQETRWAALTNLRGAGAVFVGAEPLSVAALPYKAIDMTLAGHPYQLPESDGVYLQLNTGTTGLGGNSCGPRPLLRDRCFAGAHNFGFVIRPAKSNLAEVANVVANGEKPLAISRTKVGIVSISSGYTNADIYYSINNGKPQKYQAPFEHTEACTISAWFTGKENQKYTVTYDKAESLVMQVVFASSEETADGEAKNLVDGNTNTIWHSAYSVTVAKYPHWVDFDMGKMVEIKGFSFTQRDDSWSGKVKNYQIHVSEDGKNWGEPIKAGALNDSSSPQQVLFDKPVKVRYIRFTALSEHYGQDVATGAEFRVIVN comes from the coding sequence ATGAAAAATTATTTGAAAATTGGCGGCACCTTAGCAGCTCTGGCTATGTCGCCATTACTGATGGCACAGCACAAACCCTTAGGGGGCTTTGCCTACGGCGATAAAGCCGCTCCCTCTGGGAAAGAATGGGAGTCAGTAGAAGAACTTTCCCTTAATAAGGAGTACCCTCGCGCATACTTTTTCTCCTTCAATGGCGAAAAAGAAGCTACACAAGTACTACCTGAAAAGTCACCCTATTGGCAGTCGTTGGATGGCCAATGGCGTTTTCACTGGTGCAAAACTCCAGAAGAGCGCCCTGTGAACTTTTACAAAACCAACTATGATGCTTCTGGCTGGGATATGATACCCGTACCCTCTAGCTGGAACGTGCAAGGAATCCAAAAAGATGGCACCCTAAAATACGGTTTGCCTATCTATGTGAACCAACCTGTGATATTTTATCACGAACGCAAGGTAGATGACTGGCGCAAGGGGGTAATGCGTACCCCACCTGAGAATTGGACTACCTACAAGTACAGAAATGAAGTAGGTTCATACATCCGTTATTTCGAAGTCCCTGCCTCTTGGAAAGGGCGTGAGGTATTTATCGATTTTAATGGGGTAGATTCCTTCTTTTACTTGTGGATTAATGGGCAATATGTGGGCTTTTCAAAGAACTCACGTAATGCTGCGTCATTCAATATTACTAAATACTTGAAAAAAGGACAGAACAAAATAGCAGTAGAGGTGTACCGAAACTCTGACGGGTCATTCTTAGAGTCGCAAGATATGTTCCGCCTACCAGGTATCTTCCGCACAGTAGCTTTGCGTTCTACTCCCAAATTGCAGATACTTAATCTGAATGTACTTACCGAAAGTCAGGATTTTAAGAATTGGGAATTAAATATAGCTGCCGAAGTACGCAACTTGAACAAGAAAGAAGCTAAGGATTATAAGTTGGCTTATAGTGTGTATGAAAACTTACTATACTCGGACGAGGTGCGCCGTGAGCCATTGCTTAGAGGCGAAGCAGCCGTTAATGCAGTAGGACCCAATGCTATTGAAAAGATAAAAACACAGCTCAGCGTAAAATCACCTGAATTGTGGAGTGCCGAAATACCTAACCGCTATGTGTTGGTAGCTCAGTTACAGGATAAGAAAGGTAAGGCAGTAGAAACGGTATCTACATACTTCGGCTTCCGCAAGGTAGAGATTAAAGATACCAAAGCCGAAGATGATGTTTTCGGCAAGGCAGGTCGTTATTTTTATGTGAATGGCAAAACTATTAAGTTTAAAGGCGTAAACCGTCACGAAACCCACCCTGCACAAGGGCACGTACTTACCCACCAGCAAATGGAAGATGAGGTAATGCTGATGAAACGCGGTAATATCAACCACGTGCGTAACTCACACTACCCTCCCGATCCTTATTTCTTCTACCTATGTGATAAATATGGTATTTACTTAGAGAATGAGGCGAATATTGAATCTCACCAGTATTATTACGGCAAAGAATCTCTTTCTCACCCTAAAGAATGGGAAAAAGCACACACAGCCCGCGTGGTTGAAATGGTGGAGGCTACTTATAACTCACCAGCTATTGTAATATGGTCTTTGGGTAACGAAGCAGGTCCTGGTCAGAACTTTGTAACAGCCTATAACCACCTCAAAACCCTTGATACCAGCCGCCCTGTACAATATGAGCGCAATAACGATATTGTAGATATGGGGTCTAACCAATATCCTTCAGTAGCTTGGGTGCAAGGAGCTGCTACGGGTAAGTACAAAATTAAATATCCATTCCATATCTCCGAGTATGCACACTCTATGGGGAATGCAGTAGGTAACCTTGCCGATTATTGGAAAGCTATTGAAAGCTCTAACTTTATATGCGGTGGCGCTATCTGGGATTGGGTAGACCAAGCTATTTATAACTATACCCCCGATGGCAAACGCTATGAGGCGTATGGTGGTGATTTTGGCGATTTCCCTAATGATGGTCAGTTTGTTATGAACGGTATCATCTTTGCCGACAGAACTCCAAAACCACAGTACTATGAAGTACAAAAAGTCTATCAAAACATAGGGGTGAAAATGCTGTCTTATGATACTTTTGAGATTAAGAACAAAGCATACTTTGAAACTCTTGAAGGTTATGAAGGTGTATGGAAATTGTTCCGCAATGGTCAGTTGGTAGAAGAACGCTCTTTTGATCTTTCGCCATTAAAACCACAGCTAAAAGGTACTGTAACTATCAAGCCAAAACGCTTGGATAGTAATGCCGAGTATTATGTTGAAATGGAGTTTAGGCAAGCTGCCGACCGCCCTTGGTGCCCTAAGGGCTTTGTACAAGCACGTGAGCAGTTTCGCATACAAGAGGCTAATAACATACCTGTACTATCGGAAGTAGCTAAAGGTGAGGCACTACAGCTTAGCCCTGATAAGAAGATGGTAACAGGTAAAGACTTCTCAGTAATGTTTGATTTTGAGAAAGGTACTATAGGCAGATTGCAATACGGTAATAATACTATTATTGATGATAGCAACCTAAGCCTAAACGCTTTCCGCGCCTTCACCAATAATGACAACTGGGTGTTTGAACAATGGTTTAGAAACGGATTGCATAACCTACAGCACAAGGCTTTGGCTCATAATGTGAAAGCCAATGGTAATGGTAGCTATTCATACTATTTCACCGTAGAATCACAAGCGCCTAATGCTGCTAAAATTCACGGTAGTGCTAGTAGTGGCAGAAATACAATTGAAGAACTTACCGACAAGAAGTTTGGTGAGAACGATTTTAAATTCACTACCAACCAAATATTTACAGTATACCCTGATGGCTCGGTTGAGCTACAAGCTAGTGTAGTTTCCAACGATCCTAATGTGGTATTACCACAATTAGGGTACTTGGTAAAACTGCCTAAACAGTACAATAACTTTACTTACTATGGACGTGGTAAGCATGATAACTATTCCGACCGCTATACTGGGGCTTTTGTAGGGCTTTACAATAATAGCGTACAGGCAGAGGTAGCTCCTTTCCCTAAACCCCAAGATATGGGACAACACCAAGAAACCCGTTGGGCTGCCCTTACTAACTTGCGTGGCGCAGGAGCTGTGTTTGTTGGTGCCGAGCCACTATCAGTAGCTGCCTTGCCTTATAAGGCCATTGATATGACTTTGGCAGGACACCCTTACCAGTTGCCCGAATCCGACGGAGTATATTTGCAGCTTAACACAGGTACTACCGGTCTGGGTGGTAACAGCTGTGGCCCTCGCCCTCTATTGCGTGACCGTTGCTTTGCAGGAGCTCATAACTTTGGTTTTGTAATACGCCCAGCCAAAAGTAACTTGGCTGAGGTAGCCAATGTAGTGGCTAATGGTGAAAAACCTTTGGCTATCAGCCGTACCAAAGTAGGGATAGTAAGTATTAGCAGTGGTTATACTAATGCTGATATTTATTATAGCATCAATAATGGTAAGCCACAAAAATACCAAGCTCCTTTTGAGCATACCGAGGCTTGTACTATTAGTGCTTGGTTTACTGGCAAAGAAAACCAAAAGTATACTGTTACTTATGATAAGGCCGAGAGTCTTGTAATGCAAGTAGTATTTGCAAGTAGTGAAGAAACTGCTGATGGTGAGGCCAAGAACTTAGTCGATGGTAATACCAATACTATTTGGCACTCTGCCTACTCAGTAACTGTAGCTAAGTACCCTCACTGGGTCGATTTTGATATGGGTAAAATGGTCGAAATAAAAGGCTTTAGCTTTACCCAACGTGATGATAGCTGGAGTGGTAAAGTGAAGAACTACCAAATACACGTAAGCGAAGACGGTAAGAACTGGGGTGAACCTATTAAAGCAGGTGCACTCAATGACAGTAGTAGTCCGCAACAAGTATTATTTGATAAACCTGTAAAAGTACGTTACATACGTTTTACTGCCCTTAGTGAGCACTATGGTCAGGACGTTGCTACCGGAGCAGAGTTTAGAGTAATTGTTAATTAG